In Pseudomonas poae, a single genomic region encodes these proteins:
- a CDS encoding ABC transporter substrate-binding protein translates to MVFTTPFKRLLLGTALALGLIGSSHAADLQPLRVANQKSTIKALLDVSGESKNVPYEIQWSEFPSASPLGEALNAGAVDIGALGDAPYVFALGAGASLKVVSIIHAEGRNTTALLVPKDSPIKTVADLKGKKIVTGRGSIGHYLAIKALASAGLSTKDVQFIFLLPSESRLVLDNGTADAWATWDPYTTVVTSQSQARVLISGNKLLSNHLYFAATSQAIADKRPQLDDFVARIDRAFAWANTHPNEYAAAQAKITGLPLAVHVEVAKDTRLSPVAIDDSVISGLQATADIYQQEGLVTKHIDVSQGFDKSFNAKRAPNSQASR, encoded by the coding sequence CCCTTTCAAACGCCTGCTCCTGGGCACTGCCCTGGCCCTCGGCCTGATCGGCAGCAGCCATGCCGCCGACCTGCAACCGCTGCGGGTGGCCAATCAGAAATCAACCATCAAGGCGCTGCTGGATGTCTCCGGCGAGTCGAAAAATGTGCCGTACGAAATCCAATGGTCGGAATTTCCGTCCGCCTCGCCATTGGGTGAAGCACTGAATGCCGGTGCGGTGGATATTGGCGCCCTCGGCGATGCACCGTATGTCTTTGCCCTGGGCGCCGGTGCGTCGCTCAAGGTGGTCAGCATCATCCATGCCGAGGGGCGTAACACCACTGCCCTGCTGGTGCCGAAGGATTCGCCGATCAAGACCGTCGCCGACCTCAAGGGCAAGAAGATCGTCACCGGGCGCGGCTCCATCGGCCATTACCTGGCGATCAAGGCCCTGGCCAGCGCCGGGTTGAGCACCAAGGACGTGCAGTTCATTTTCCTGCTGCCGAGCGAATCACGCCTGGTGCTGGATAACGGCACCGCCGATGCCTGGGCCACCTGGGACCCGTACACCACCGTGGTCACCTCGCAAAGCCAAGCCCGCGTGCTGATCAGCGGTAACAAGCTGTTGAGCAACCACCTGTACTTCGCCGCCACTAGCCAAGCCATCGCCGACAAGCGTCCGCAATTGGACGACTTTGTCGCGCGCATCGACCGCGCCTTCGCCTGGGCCAACACCCACCCCAATGAATACGCCGCCGCCCAGGCCAAGATCACCGGCCTGCCCCTGGCAGTGCATGTGGAAGTGGCCAAGGACACCCGCCTGAGCCCGGTCGCCATCGACGACTCGGTGATCAGCGGCCTGCAAGCGACCGCCGACATCTATCAACAAGAAGGCCTGGTGACCAAGCACATCGATGTGTCGCAGGGCTTCGATAAAAGCTTTAACGCCAAGCGTGCCCCCAATTCCCAAGCATCGCGCTGA